The genomic segment TCTTCAAGAATATCTGTTTTCTCTAAAGTAAAATGTGTCtactgtcattttgttttttttgtttttttattaataccAACTGGTACGGAATAATGTATTTGATTAAATGCTCCTACAATGTATATGTACCATTCTGACCGACATTGAACTTAACAAcctattttaaatgtaatgactTTACTGCTTagttaaataacaaaaaaaatattattacctGATTTATATCAGTTATCTATAAGTGAGCTAGGAAAGCATCCTCAGCACTGTAGGGAGTGTGGAGAAGGTTTAATGCTAGATTCGTGAAGCAAACTACTGGACCACAATcgtgctgaaaaaaaaaaaaatcggaatTTTACGGCGATAACAACAAATCCACAAGTGGGAGGtaatcaaaaacacagcagcttgCACTTAAAAGAGAACGGAGTCCGTGGGCATTCATTAAGCCTTGTGATCAAAGAGTTTTTCCCACTTCAACTCAAGATAAAAAGACATGTTGCTTTGTTCTGATCCCAGGCAGCACAGCCATCTCTTTTTGTCTTACAATGAGGTTTCTTTGGATTCTGGCACAACTGGTTGGAAGGTCAAGATTTCTGTGAAGGTGTGACCTAAAGAGAGAAGCACAGCAGGAAATAGAGAgatcaataaaacataacagCTCAAATTGTCTTCCTCCTTTCACCTTTGCAGCCCATCCTTCCGACATTTTATCTCAGTCATTTACTGATCTTCTTGGCTACCTGGCACCATAAGCATTCTAATAGCTCCTCCCCTTCATCCTTACGTTTCCACTGGTCCACCAGCAGGTCTGTGTTTTCTACCGAGTGGTCGTATGGCTGTGCTTCCGTCTCCTCCTCTGATTCTCTGAACTCGGTGAAGTAAGGCAGCGTGAGCGCCTCTGCAGCGGTTACCCTGCTCTGCGGATCCAGCAATAACATGTGCTCCAGTACAGACACAGCTGAGGAACGAGGCAAAACAGAAAGAGGTAAGAGTGGTAACTGGAAATCAAATCAGAGTTTTGActgtcaaactgaaaacagatagAATTAAAAGGCTGAGCGTGTCCTACCTTGTGGAATAGTTGTGGAAAACACCTTCTGAAGGtctttcttttctacttttGGAAGACTTCTGATGTAGCTTTTGGCCTAAGAGAAGAAATCAGTACATTTAATCTGCATTGAATCGTTATGTAGATATTAAAATGTAAGgggtgtgtgtctatatgtatatgaaCTTAAAGATACACATACTGATTTTGCAGTAGTGCCCATTTGTGCCTCCAGTTCCTAAACTTTAGAAGATTTGGGGGCACAGTCGGGCAGTACAGGAAAAACCAGCGGGTGaatctttaatttaatatatgAATTTCAATGTTCTGCACGCACATCCTCAGATTCGAGTTTTGATATAAATTCCTGAGTTGGTGTTCCTGTGATTTTCATGATCTCAGTCAGCTGATCTAGGTCTGATGAACAGGGGTCAAGGTTCAAAGTGATTCACATTCGCAGGGTAATTTTTTCAAATAGTTTTAGAGGAGTATTGTACAGTAATTCTGCAAAAAAAGCTAACTATATTTCTCTACCTTTTTACTCTTTGAAAGTCCTGAAAATGTCAATGGAAATGGTCAAGAATGTAAAAGGATACGGTCACTGCCTTTAAAAAGAGGTTTTCCATGCAACATTTCCGCCATGATGCAGCCCGCCGACCAAATGTCCActgaggaagagacagaaatcaGAGTAGATAAACATTACACATATCAGACTTCCAAATATTCCAAAGAATTTACAACAACATGACAGCCTAGGCCAGTGATCAACAGCATAACATAAATAAAGTCCCAAAGTGTCTGTGATTGAAGGTAACGTGTTAAGAGAGCACCGCCTAGTGGATTATACTTATCATTACCTACTGACTCCATTGAACTAGAGTGTTTATGACACTAAGTCCTTTCACTTTGACTCCAAACCCAGCTcagcattgtttaaaaaaataaaaaaataaataaagtatgtCTGGATCCATTTTATAATGTGAGGTGTATTTTCCACTGTACTTCCAATGAAACAGTTAAATTTTTGGCTACCTCCTAGACTCGCCACTCATAAACATAAAGATGGAAatctccaccaccatcacacccctggcaaagcatctcaagggaggaaactcagcatttggctATGTTcttgggttccagacttcaggctgTGAAGTCTGAAGTGTTGTGTTGtaactgcaaaggattttcatccaagtattaaaaaagaatccttatatttataacgatgttggtttgtccaattacttttgagcctctgaaaatgagggattacatataaaaatggctgtaattcctaaacggtcaatgcagtatttttgttaaaccccttgaattaaagctaaagtctacacttcaatcacatcttgatggctttgtcacaaatccatcgtggtggcCTAAAGAGCCAagattatcaacatttttgtcactctccaaatacttatggaccttaCTGTATGTATAATCATTAAATCTGTCACCAAAGACGAACACATATTAATGTCTCTACTGATGGTGACCTCACTAGACCAGAATGCACTACAACCACAAGACATGTGCAAGACATTTTTAGAAGAAGGTAAGAGAGCAACAAGTTCCAGCCTGTTCTCTTGACATTTTAAAGGTCACTCTGGGAAATGTAGTAAATCACAGCTGAAGCAGAAGCCTTGAGTTAAGGGCATATGAGTACAATAACACATCAAAGCCACACTACATCATAAAATAACATGAGGATTCAGTGCTAATAGGGAGCACTGAACATGACAGTAtgagactgtgttttttttttagtttttttttttttaattaattagctGCAGAATTACCAGTCTGAGTGTAGCGCATCCAGCTCAGGATGACCTCTGGGGCTCTGTACCAGCGAGTTACCACGTACCCCGTCATCTCACTGTCTGCCTGCCGCGCCAAACCAAAGTCCAGAATCTGACAGAACATGAATGCAAACACGCTGGAGTCAGACGCAGCTACATTTACATCAAGATCATGGTGAGGTAACAAGTCTGGTAATAAGACTTTAGGGACTTGcctaaaaaaatgcattttttattggAACACCATTAATTAAGCATCTAAAAACTAATGGGTTGTTTGTTTGGGTTATTGGTATGGAGCTGTACCTTGAGCTCACAGTCTTGGTTGATGGCTAGGTTTCCTGGTTTCAGGTCCTGCAAAAGTGGATATGAAAAGGCTAAATATGACTGTGACGCGGAGTTTGTAGCAAAGAAGCAAGAGGAAAACTAACATCCAGTCACAACAGTGTAATAAAATGGGGAGGGTGTAAAGTTTGCGCAATAGAAACCAAGATAACTTACCCTGTGAATTATACCAGCTGAATGAATGTactgaaatagaaacaaaacaaaagacagatttaatCGGCAGAACAATCAAACTCAAATAATAAATTGTCCACAATATGTGATCAAAGCAGTTCTCTCCACCTTAAGCCCTTTGAGCATCTGATAAAccaaatactgaattttttcctctgacagCCTCTGCAGCTT from the Xiphias gladius isolate SHS-SW01 ecotype Sanya breed wild chromosome 8, ASM1685928v1, whole genome shotgun sequence genome contains:
- the mapk12a gene encoding mitogen-activated protein kinase 12, with the translated sequence MSKRVRPGYSRQEVNKTSWEVPERYRDLKQVGTGAYGTVCSAVDSRTGAKVAIKKLYRPFQSELFAKRAYRELRLLKHMKHENVIGLLDVFTADLSLDRFNDFYLVMPFMGTDLGKLMKLQRLSEEKIQYLVYQMLKGLKYIHSAGIIHRDLKPGNLAINQDCELKILDFGLARQADSEMTGYVVTRWYRAPEVILSWMRYTQTVDIWSAGCIMAEMLHGKPLFKGSDHLDQLTEIMKITGTPTQEFISKLESEDAKSYIRSLPKVEKKDLQKVFSTTIPQAVSVLEHMLLLDPQSRVTAAEALTLPYFTEFRESEEETEAQPYDHSVENTDLLVDQWKRHTFTEILTFQPVVPESKETSL